One genomic segment of Bradyrhizobium prioriisuperbiae includes these proteins:
- a CDS encoding porin produces MKTANRILLGTAAGFIASSLVALGGARAADLPVKAKAVEYVRICSLYGAGFYYIPGTDTCIRIGGALRLDTSFNASTYDVPFWQGGTGGAGSYNRNYYSTRERLNLFIDTRQATDYGVLRTYANIQFDYAQGRENIAGGFVENDFLFIQFAGFTFGKAVSQFDPQWALAKPYISSGFLSGSNNSTGIAQLAYTASFGGGLSATISLEDAQPYRSAGVVNTSLGGANALLGPFGASAANYGTSGNNFQGNAQGGDHVPDIVGNLRLDQEWGTLHFGAAAHEVHGTYYTPSDSDSGKPDSTWGFAVTGAIELKNLPTGVGDSLKISADFANGAAKYVFGGTYDTSGAGRFAAIGGGGMAFGYVLDGVYGTGTSIIKSNAWDISGFYEHYWNPAWRTSVFASYSSISYGSSGDALLLAMANGGRLSTGVTTASGSFDFNVLQVGTRTAWTPVKNLTLSAEFTYSRLDQHLNGTFTTTTAGVPAGSAAGSVYTLKDQNLYNGSVQILRSF; encoded by the coding sequence ATGAAAACAGCGAACAGAATTTTGCTGGGCACCGCGGCCGGCTTTATTGCGTCCAGTCTTGTTGCGCTCGGCGGCGCACGGGCGGCCGATCTTCCGGTCAAGGCCAAGGCGGTCGAGTATGTCAGGATATGCTCGCTCTACGGCGCGGGCTTCTATTATATCCCCGGCACCGACACCTGCATTCGCATCGGCGGCGCGCTGCGCCTGGATACCTCGTTCAACGCCAGTACATATGATGTGCCGTTCTGGCAGGGCGGCACCGGTGGCGCGGGATCGTACAACCGCAACTACTACTCGACCCGCGAGCGCCTTAACCTGTTCATCGACACCCGCCAGGCCACCGACTATGGCGTGCTGCGCACCTATGCCAACATCCAGTTCGACTATGCGCAGGGCCGCGAGAATATTGCCGGTGGCTTTGTCGAGAACGACTTCCTGTTCATCCAGTTCGCCGGCTTCACCTTCGGCAAGGCGGTGTCGCAGTTCGATCCGCAATGGGCGCTGGCCAAGCCGTACATTTCGTCCGGCTTCCTCTCCGGCTCGAACAACTCAACCGGCATTGCGCAGTTGGCCTACACCGCCTCGTTCGGTGGCGGCCTGTCGGCCACGATCTCGCTGGAAGATGCCCAGCCTTATCGTTCCGCGGGCGTGGTGAACACGTCGCTGGGTGGCGCGAACGCGCTGCTCGGCCCGTTCGGCGCCTCGGCCGCCAATTACGGCACCAGCGGCAACAACTTCCAGGGCAATGCGCAGGGCGGCGACCACGTTCCCGATATCGTCGGCAACCTGCGTCTCGACCAGGAGTGGGGCACGCTGCATTTTGGCGCCGCGGCGCATGAAGTGCACGGCACTTATTACACGCCGAGCGACAGCGATTCAGGCAAGCCGGACTCGACCTGGGGCTTTGCGGTGACCGGCGCGATCGAATTGAAGAACCTGCCCACCGGCGTCGGCGACAGCCTGAAGATCTCGGCGGATTTCGCCAATGGCGCAGCCAAGTATGTGTTCGGCGGCACCTACGACACCTCCGGCGCCGGTCGGTTCGCCGCCATCGGTGGCGGCGGCATGGCGTTCGGTTACGTGCTGGATGGCGTGTACGGCACCGGCACCAGCATCATCAAGAGCAATGCCTGGGATATCAGCGGCTTCTACGAGCACTACTGGAATCCGGCCTGGCGCACCTCGGTGTTCGCCTCCTACAGCTCGATCTCTTATGGCTCCAGCGGCGATGCGCTGTTGCTGGCGATGGCCAATGGCGGCCGGCTCAGCACCGGTGTCACCACGGCCTCCGGCAGCTTCGATTTCAATGTGCTGCAGGTCGGCACGCGGACGGCCTGGACGCCGGTCAAGAATCTCACGCTGTCGGCTGAATTCACCTACAGCCGGCTGGACCAGCACCTGAACGGCACCTTCACCACCACCACCGCCGGCGTGCCCGCGGGCTCTGCGGCGGGCTCGGTGTACACGCTGAAAGATCAGAACCTCTACAACGGATCGGTTCAGATCCTGCGCAGCTTCTAG
- a CDS encoding sugar kinase: MAANDDRKIVLVTRKTRLEDLIAKYQTQAQAKFYVEHLGADFGDYQREHDVYMAQRRHTVATLEQWGRYQIIERSFLPNFIFGPHDIVVALGQDGVVANTMKYLDGHPLIGVNPDAGRYDGVLLPFVSADLAALLGEVAANKRPFKTVTMARAILTDGQVLHAVNDLFIGARTHTSAFYEIEADGRKETQSSSGLIVSTGLGSTAWFKSIVTGSLAVARGYYHDDMPEAYATQPWDTHELRFAVREPFPSKASQTQLVFGRLAEGDQLRLRSRMPENGVIFSDGIEADRLDFNSGTEAQIALADRQGRLVV; encoded by the coding sequence GTGGCCGCTAACGACGATCGCAAGATCGTCCTGGTGACGCGCAAGACGCGGCTCGAGGATCTGATCGCGAAATACCAGACACAGGCGCAGGCCAAATTCTATGTCGAGCACCTGGGCGCGGACTTCGGCGACTATCAGCGTGAGCACGACGTCTACATGGCGCAGCGCCGCCACACGGTGGCGACGCTGGAGCAATGGGGTCGCTACCAGATCATCGAGCGCAGCTTCCTGCCGAACTTCATCTTCGGTCCGCACGACATCGTGGTGGCGCTGGGCCAGGACGGCGTCGTCGCCAACACCATGAAATACCTGGACGGCCATCCGCTGATCGGCGTCAACCCCGACGCCGGCCGTTACGACGGCGTGCTGCTGCCGTTCGTGTCGGCTGACCTTGCTGCGCTGCTCGGCGAGGTCGCCGCCAACAAGCGGCCGTTCAAGACCGTCACCATGGCCAGGGCGATCCTGACCGACGGGCAAGTGCTGCACGCAGTCAACGACCTGTTCATCGGCGCGCGCACACACACCTCGGCATTCTACGAAATCGAGGCCGACGGGCGGAAGGAAACCCAGTCATCGAGCGGGCTGATCGTCTCGACCGGGCTCGGCTCGACCGCATGGTTCAAGAGCATCGTGACGGGATCGCTGGCGGTGGCGCGCGGCTATTATCACGACGACATGCCGGAGGCCTATGCGACGCAGCCCTGGGACACCCATGAATTGCGGTTCGCGGTGCGCGAGCCGTTCCCGAGCAAAGCTTCGCAGACCCAGTTGGTGTTCGGCCGGCTCGCCGAGGGCGACCAGTTGCGGCTGCGCTCGCGAATGCCCGAGAACGGCGTGATCTTCAGCGACGGCATCGAGGCCGATCGCCTCGACTTCAACTCCGGCACCGAAGCGCAGATCGCGCTGGCCGACCGGCAGGGGCGGCTGGTGGTGTGA
- a CDS encoding FadR/GntR family transcriptional regulator, giving the protein MARRSQVSGRPAKAAAKPRRTARATTTKAAAKKIAKQRAKKSAAGAVSKTSKPKKSPPFQPLAGGRKSEQVFAQISQMLRAGQFATDSRLPPERELASMFRTSRQTVREAIYHAELVGLIETRHGTGSFVVGTEPQIGIQQPLIELIRTQAHRIGEFFEIRRALEGWCASHAAKVRTDIHLRAMKAPLQAMRTLDVAEAAWERNDVAFHQALAAATGNPLAMRMMELLRDGFSALYRLKSFVPNREDQHLIWQHHADILDAVRTRKPDKARDAIVAHMDFVEAKLAEGIGVLNG; this is encoded by the coding sequence ATGGCGCGACGATCGCAAGTGTCGGGGAGACCAGCCAAAGCCGCAGCCAAGCCGCGCCGGACCGCGCGTGCGACAACGACGAAAGCGGCGGCGAAGAAGATCGCCAAGCAGCGCGCGAAAAAATCGGCGGCGGGAGCCGTCAGCAAAACCAGCAAGCCGAAAAAATCTCCGCCGTTCCAGCCGCTCGCCGGCGGCCGCAAATCCGAGCAGGTATTCGCGCAGATCTCGCAGATGCTGCGCGCGGGACAATTCGCCACTGACAGCCGGCTGCCGCCGGAGCGCGAACTCGCCTCGATGTTCCGTACCAGCCGGCAGACCGTGCGCGAGGCGATCTATCATGCGGAGCTGGTCGGCCTGATCGAGACCCGCCACGGCACCGGCAGCTTCGTGGTGGGCACCGAGCCGCAGATCGGCATCCAGCAGCCGCTGATCGAACTGATCCGCACCCAGGCCCATCGCATCGGCGAGTTCTTCGAGATCCGCCGGGCGCTGGAAGGCTGGTGCGCCAGCCACGCCGCCAAGGTGCGCACCGACATCCACCTGCGCGCCATGAAGGCGCCGCTGCAGGCCATGCGCACGCTGGATGTCGCTGAAGCCGCCTGGGAGCGCAACGATGTCGCTTTCCACCAGGCCCTGGCGGCGGCCACCGGCAATCCGCTGGCGATGCGGATGATGGAGCTGTTGCGCGACGGCTTTTCGGCGCTGTATCGCCTCAAGAGCTTCGTGCCGAACCGCGAGGATCAGCACCTGATCTGGCAGCATCACGCCGACATCCTTGATGCCGTGCGCACCCGCAAGCCCGACAAGGCCCGCGATGCGATTGTGGCGCACATGGATTTTGTCGAGGCGAAGCTCGCGGAGGGGATCGGGGTGTTGAACGGTTAG
- a CDS encoding SPFH domain-containing protein, with the protein MFGVRFIKAPPTTYLMKYKGGNVTQAGAGLSTFYYAPSTSLVAVPIGSRDAAFIFQHTARDFQTLTVQGQVAYRIGDPKAAASMLNFALKSDGKAYESDDPEQLPQRILSAVEVLAQQAVKAMTLKEALQASDRIAETIMAGLKGRADIASLGLEILGVSIRGVKPSPDTAKALEAEAREAILKHADEAIFARRNFAVEQERAIRESELDTEIAVELKKRSIRETQMDAEASVVAKQNELREAGMVADIALEDKRKSLVALSSDNTRTLADAEAYRVGALMKIFEGVDTKVIQALAASGMQPNQLIAQAFTGIAEKAERIGQLNVSPDLLQTLLERPMPVERSRGR; encoded by the coding sequence ATGTTCGGAGTTCGCTTCATCAAGGCCCCGCCGACCACCTATCTGATGAAATACAAGGGCGGCAACGTGACCCAGGCCGGCGCCGGGCTCTCCACATTTTATTACGCGCCGTCCACTTCGCTGGTGGCGGTGCCGATCGGCAGCCGCGACGCGGCCTTCATCTTCCAGCACACCGCCAGGGATTTTCAGACCCTCACCGTACAGGGCCAGGTGGCCTACCGGATCGGCGACCCGAAAGCCGCGGCCTCCATGCTGAACTTCGCGCTGAAGAGCGACGGCAAGGCCTATGAATCCGACGATCCGGAGCAGTTGCCGCAACGCATCCTGAGCGCGGTCGAAGTGTTGGCCCAGCAGGCGGTGAAGGCGATGACGCTGAAGGAAGCGCTGCAAGCCTCCGATCGTATCGCCGAGACCATCATGGCCGGGCTGAAGGGCCGCGCCGACATCGCCTCCCTCGGGCTCGAAATTCTCGGCGTCTCGATCCGCGGCGTGAAGCCCTCCCCCGACACCGCGAAGGCGCTGGAAGCGGAGGCCCGCGAGGCCATCCTCAAGCACGCCGACGAGGCGATCTTCGCCCGGCGCAACTTCGCGGTGGAGCAGGAACGCGCGATCCGCGAGAGCGAACTCGACACCGAGATCGCGGTGGAGTTGAAGAAGCGTTCGATCCGCGAGACCCAGATGGACGCGGAAGCAAGCGTGGTGGCCAAGCAGAACGAGCTGCGCGAAGCCGGCATGGTTGCGGACATCGCCCTTGAAGACAAGCGCAAGAGCCTGGTGGCACTGAGCAGCGACAACACCCGCACGCTGGCGGACGCCGAAGCCTATCGGGTCGGCGCGCTGATGAAGATCTTCGAGGGCGTCGACACCAAGGTGATCCAGGCCCTGGCGGCCTCCGGCATGCAGCCGAACCAGCTGATCGCCCAGGCCTTCACAGGCATCGCGGAAAAGGCCGAGCGGATCGGCCAGCTCAACGTCTCTCCCGATCTGCTGCAGACGCTGCTGGAGAGGCCGATGCCCGTGGAGAGAAGCCGTGGCCGCTAA
- a CDS encoding NUDIX hydrolase has protein sequence MAREALLRRTAGADALQFGRPLSTVDVVIFTIINDRLQVLLVRRGDDPSGPFPGAWVLPGGFVDVERDKDLEACALRKLREKTGVASPYLEQLGSWGSATRDPRGWSATHAYFALIPAVTITLTSGANAAETRWWPISGDRAEPKLGFDHGEILSTAVRRLRSKVEYTSLPAYLMPPEFTLPELQRVYETVLDRPLEKSAFRTRILAIDLIEPIAKMRKGPNRPAQLYRLRKSKTPVVFARPFNAPE, from the coding sequence ATGGCGCGGGAGGCTTTGTTACGGCGGACGGCAGGTGCTGACGCACTGCAGTTCGGCCGGCCGCTGAGCACCGTCGATGTGGTGATCTTCACCATCATCAATGACAGGCTGCAGGTGCTGCTGGTCCGGCGCGGCGATGATCCGTCCGGGCCGTTTCCGGGCGCCTGGGTGCTGCCCGGCGGTTTTGTCGATGTCGAGCGGGATAAGGATCTGGAAGCCTGCGCGCTGCGCAAGCTGCGGGAGAAGACCGGCGTCGCAAGCCCGTATCTGGAACAGCTCGGCAGCTGGGGCAGCGCCACCCGCGATCCGCGCGGCTGGTCGGCGACGCATGCTTATTTCGCGCTGATTCCCGCTGTCACAATCACGCTGACCAGCGGCGCCAATGCGGCTGAAACTCGCTGGTGGCCGATTTCAGGCGACCGGGCCGAACCGAAGCTCGGCTTCGACCACGGCGAGATTCTGTCAACCGCCGTCCGGCGGCTGCGCAGCAAGGTGGAGTACACCTCGCTGCCGGCCTACCTGATGCCACCGGAATTCACGCTGCCGGAGCTGCAGCGGGTGTACGAGACGGTACTCGACCGCCCGCTGGAAAAGAGTGCCTTCCGCACCCGCATTTTGGCGATCGACCTGATCGAGCCGATCGCCAAGATGCGCAAGGGACCCAACCGGCCCGCGCAACTCTACCGGTTGCGGAAATCGAAGACGCCGGTGGTATTCGCGCGGCCGTTTAATGCGCCGGAGTAG
- a CDS encoding addiction module antidote protein, with the protein MALKTTKFDVQDHLKSLGEQIAYLEAAMDDGDSSFIATAIGDIARARGVTQFARETGLSREAIYKAFRPGGNPTIETLNKAMKALGLKLKLVPAKAA; encoded by the coding sequence ATGGCCCTCAAGACCACCAAGTTCGATGTCCAGGACCACCTGAAGTCGCTCGGGGAGCAGATCGCCTATCTAGAAGCGGCGATGGACGATGGCGATTCGTCATTCATCGCGACCGCAATCGGCGACATCGCCAGGGCACGTGGCGTCACGCAGTTCGCACGGGAAACCGGGCTGAGTCGCGAAGCCATCTACAAGGCATTCCGTCCCGGCGGCAACCCCACTATCGAAACGCTGAACAAGGCGATGAAGGCGCTTGGTCTGAAATTGAAGCTCGTTCCGGCGAAGGCGGCCTAA